Genomic window (Equus quagga isolate Etosha38 chromosome 12, UCLA_HA_Equagga_1.0, whole genome shotgun sequence):
CGTGGCAGAATCAGAGCTTTAGTACAGTTGTTGAGACAGTGGCATGTAGAATGTCGAGCAAGAATTCTGGATTCAAGTCCCCTAGCTACCCCCTTCACTAGCTGGATGACCTTAGGTAAGTTACCTATCTTTGCTGATCCTCAGCTTTTTCAGCTATGAAATGGGGCTAACAATGTCAGGATCAAGGATATAAACTGGCTTCGTTCATTAAAATCCTGTGCAGATGTGAGGCATTGAAGTagaaaaggggaaggagaggaccAAGGAGAGGGTGTGACTGGTTCAAGGTGACAAATTTTCACCATGAGAATCAGTACCCAAAGCATCTCTATGGATAGGTTTTCGGAGTCaaacagacctgggttccagtttTGGCCTTGCTCTATTAACTACTttgcctctgagcctctgcttccctATCTAAAATACTTcctcatagggctgttgggaGCATTAAGTAAGGTGAAGTATGTAAAGTCTCTGACACATCTTTGGCACTCAGTAATTAGAGGCTGTTCTTTTGTGGTGATGGCCCTCTGTGGGGTCTCATTTATCCAGAGTTCAGGGGTGGAGGTACCCTTTAGAGCTTTTCTACCTTTACAAAGCCATGTCATTTTACCACATGTTCAGGCTTGGCTCTTGTCGTCCAAAATGTAGCTTCCTTCTGAAATGTTTCAACTGGGAGAAATTACTTGTTTTTGCCAAATTTCCTCTATTCTTGTAGACTGGTGAAGGGCGCTCATCTCTTTGAGCTGTAAATTGCATTTCAAAGCCTGCGTCCCTGGTGGGTTTTAATTATCTCAAGCGCCCAGCTTTTATGCAGCAGTTGTTTCTCCAGCAGGTAAAGGTGAAGGCACTTACTTGGGAGCCAGTCCTCAGTTTTCTCTAGTATGTCTGGTCTGTTGCCTCCCAGCTCTTCACTTTCCTGGGGGCTTGTTTCTCACTAGcccaaaaggaaaaatggaacaTAAGAACCTTAGACTTAAGAGTCAGAGAACCCATGGGGTTCTTGGCCCTGCTACTCGCTGTGGCATCTTGGACAAGtccattctcctctcttcctcaaaGTGAGGGCATATAAGCTCCATGCTCACTAAGGTCCCTGCCAATCTGATGTTGCAGAAGTCTCTGGGGAGAAGTCtggttctctctccccttctcactTCCCCTACTCCCACCGCCAAGAGCAATGACTCTACCTACCCACCTTTCCTTAGTTCATTGCTAAGCATGGGGCCTCTGGGGGCTATAGGCACCTTGCTCTCAATTACACAGCTAATCTGTGAGATGGAGCTTGGCCCAGGGGTTAGAATAGCGTATCGAGTCAAGCAGCTTCTGCTGAATAGGATGTCAATATTTTCTAGGGCTCCCACTCTAAGCTAGGGAGAAGCTTGGAAGAGCCAATAAAGAATTACATTGGGAAGATTGAGTTGGGGATGGTTGGTCTGTGGAGGGATGTGTTTGGTTCAGAGACTAGAAAAGTCTGCCTGGGGACCTCAGCCCCCAAGGAcactccccccatcccccaccaccGGCCTTAAGGCAGGGCCACAGCTAGCCCTTCTCACCACTTTCTGGGACATTATCCTCACCACTTCTtccctaacatttattgagcacttactgtgccCCAGGCTTTGTCAGGCCTGACTGTAACATGTGCAGGGCAGAGCAAGAGAACAGATGGAGACCCACATAATcatatgtctaaatatttgaAGCTTGTAAGTGAAGCTAACAAATTGTTAAGTTTATGACAACCTGGAAGACCATGTCTGAATTTAGAGTTCTTGACTTTTGGGGATTCTGTACCTGAACCGAGCAGTTCCGAGTGAGCTATTCTAGGCatgcttccttttcatttcctacCCTCAACTCCATCCCTCACTTTGAGGCGCTTCATGGTAGAAACTCAAGCTTTTCCATACCTACATAGACACCTATCCCCTGGGACTTAGGCAGTACGAACCTACCCTCTGAGGAGTGTGCAGGCCTTGAAAGCAGATTGAGGGCTGTTTAGGCAAGAAGTACAGGGGTTGCATGCCTGGAGCATGCTTCAGGTGGACATTTCTCCTCAGTTCTGGAGATTCCTCACCCAGAGGGGCCACATGCTTACACTTCCTGAGTCTCTTCtctacagatcagaaaactgaccTTCGTGTGACATGGCTTCTGGCTGCCTCTCCTTTGGCATCATTCAGAATGTGCTCCAGTCTGACCTTAACCCTCATCTAGAATGAACCCGCAAATGGCGGTGTTAGTAGAGTAGAGAAGCTTAACTAGTCAGAATAATTATTAGATTTGTAAAGAGCTTCACACTTTGCCAAGTCCTTTTATGTACATTGTCCCAAACCCCAGGTGATGAGAGAAAAGATTGGGTAGGGCCAAACCTGAAGGACTTTGCTCACCAGCCAGGGTGTGAGTACTGATCCCACCATAGCACCAAGCACAGGTGTTCAGCAAATGCTTCCTGCTCAGTTGTGTTAGAGGCTCCTGGCAGAGGTCTGAGGGAACCTACCAACTGTCATGTCCCTACcaggtcagtggcagagccagcaatCACCAACAGATTTCTGGACCatcatcctctcttctcctctttctgtcttggtccccaccccaggcctggtTGGTTCCCTTCAGCCAAAGCAGGGGGCATCTCCCTGGgccaaaacttaatggctttgAGCTGAACCACCCAGGAGAGAGTTATCTGATGTCTGTGGAGGAGCCTCACAAACTTCTTATATACCCATGGATGGACAAAGAATTAAACTTGAATGGCCTctcatccaaataggaaagggaTTGTCAGAGAGAACTGTGAGGAATAGGGAACCCAAGGAACCCACATACATTAAGCATTTCCTGCTGCATATGGACACTGTGTTACGTGTTTTCATGGGTAATCTCTTGTGTCCCTCactgcttaataaatgttgattggATGCAAAGGCAAACTGAGTAACAAAAAAGAGTCTGTCCCTTCCAGGCCAGGTACAAAGCTGGCACTTGCTCCTTCATCAGTAGCAGTGCCCTCTCAGTCCCCTTCCTTTACTTAGGATGGTGCACACTTCACCCCAGTCATTCCATGGAGCTACTACTGCAAGCCTAGCCGAAGAGGCATGTTCTTCCTCAGAATCGTTCTCAGGTCCAGCCTATGGTTCCCTTGCAAACAGTGCCATCTGCTGGTCAGAACGTGCCATCTTCCAGGCTGGGAGGATTGAGGAGAAAAGGATCTTTTTCCCAGTGAGACAAAAGATACAGATTTCCCAGCTTATACTCAGCTCTTCTCTAATTCACTGAAAAAAGCCCTGTCTGCCCAAAAATGTTAGGTAAATAGGCAGGTGTTTATGGTTAGCCGAGGCTGataaaagtttttatatatacTGTTTGGGGTCTTTAGCACTTTCTGAAATAGCCCTAGGATGGGATATTGAGACAGGAGTGCTCCAAAAGGGTGTTGCACCAACCCATGCCAATGAGCAGAAGACTGGGCCAGGAAGTATAAATGCCAAGGGTTACTGTTAGGCCTTTCCTGCTGAAATTGAGCCTCCTCTTCTGTTCCTTCTGGAGCCATGACCAGATGCAACCTGTCCAGGGAAGGGGGTAGGAGCAATTTGTACAGCCCTTTGGGGTAAAAGACGTTTCCAGAGTGTAGAGAGCAAAGTGTGGACATAGTATCATCTctaagcaaagagaacaaaatttgAGTAAGTATAAAAAATGGGTAACTCTAAAAAATTAacttattaaaaacaattttcagatAAATATGCTGACTTACTATAGTATTTAAATTGGCTTTAGCTCTGGGAAGGAAGGTGATAAAGTCGAAGAAACGGTCTCTAGGACCAACTGACCTGGGTTTGAATGCCCATTCCTGGCAAGTTAGTGAACTTGTTTGGAGTCTCTTTCTGGTAAGATATGGATGGTAGTAATAATACTCATGAGGTCTTGGGATTATTCAATATTGTATGCCAGCCTTAGCCCACAGTGAGTGCTCTGCTCAGTGAGGCTTATTTAGCTCACCTTTTTCTAAATGGCTGGTATCAATAAAGACAGCCATAGCTTGGTTCATGTCTGAATCAGACTGAGCAATTTTCATAATAGGGTATTGTTCTAGAGCAAACATTCCATGCAGTTACCATGTGACCTCTTTGCCATGGCTCCACATTGAAGGAAGATAAGAAAAGCTGTGGAAGATCTTAAAATTTAGATCTTGAATAGGGTAATGTTTGAGATGAGCATTAAAGGAGTGAGTTTAAATGAATTGAAGTCAAGCAGACCATGGTTCAAATCCAAGTTCTGCTATTTACTAGCATTGTGAcctctaaatatatatttcctttcttgtaaaatGTCCTGGTTCTGCTTATCATGTCAGTACCAAATGAGGGATCATATGTAATCCACCTGGCATGAGGTCAGCAGCTAGTAAGATGAGTAAAAACAGGGAGGCTGGATGCTGTAGAGGTATATGTGGGAGAAGGCACAAAGCAATCCAGTTTAGCCAGGATATGGGCCATGGATAGCCCTTGAGCCCAACCTGGGGGTCTAGCCTCACAGTGGCTCTCTCTTTTCAGGTGGTCACCATGTCTTTGAAGATCCAGACAAGCAATGTAACCAACAAGAATGACCCAAAGTCCATCAACTCTCGGGTCTTCATTGGAAACCTCAACACAGCTGTGGTGAAGAAGTCAGATGTGGAGACCATATTTTCCAAGTATGGCCGTGTGGCCGGCTGTTCTGTGCACAAAGGCTATGCCTTTGTTCAGTATGCCAATGAGCGCCATGCCCGGGCAGCTGTCCTGGGAGAGAATGGGCGGGTGCTGGCCGGGCAAACCCTGGGTAAGTGTCTCTTCCTGGCCCTACTCCTGGTATTCTCCTGAGCAGGTGCTGGCCTTCACTCTGTGGCTTCTCTCTTAGCCCcttttctgtttccctcactACTACCTACTACCCCTGTCTGAGATGTTGTAACTTAAATATAGACAGTCCCCAACTTAGGATGATTCGACTTATAgtttttcaactttacaatggtgcgaaagcaatatgcattcagtaggAACTGTACTTAGAATTTTGGTCTTTTCTTGGGGTAACAGTATGATGGTGTGATACTCTcatgtgatgctgggcagcggcagtGAGCCGCAGCTTCCCATCAGCTATGTGATCACAAGAGTAAACAACTAATACATTTACAACCATTCTGCACCCTTACAGCCATTCCATttctcactttcagtacagtgttcaataaattacatgagatattcaacacctTATTATAAAGTAGGtgttgtgttagatgattttgcccaactgtaggctaatgtaagtgctctgagcatgtttaaggtaggctaacctaagctatgatgttcagtacgTTTGAtgtattaaaagtatttttgacTTACACTTACACTGTTTTCAGCTTATGATGAGTTTGTTGACATTTTCAaccttcagtaaatattttcaactttatcGGGTTGATAAAGTCATAAGTCAAAGAAGATCTGTAGTTATAAAATCACTGCCTGTAGGGGAGAAGTTTAGAAGCTTCTGGAAGACACTCCTTGTTCTGTCCCTGCTTTCACAGTGACTCTTGACAAGCCTTGTGGTTCCACTTAAATTGCAGTTTCCCCAGAGAAAGGGAACAGAGTGGACTAGCACAGCCTGTTACTTTGGGCTACAGATGGCTTAGGTTAGAATCCTTTCTGAGAGCCATGAGGAGGGTCTGGAAGCACAAGGTGAAGCAGGTGCCCTTGCCCTTGGTGTTATATACATGTGTTGTAGCTATGCTGGTACTCTACCTTGGAGCGTGTATAGTGTTCGTGTATGTGCACATATGTCTGCATATATGTGATTATTTGAGAAgggatatgtatatatgtattcttGAATATGTGGTAGGTGGATGTAAGTGAACATGTGGAGGATATGTGGACATACACCTTAGAATGTCTATATATGTAGAATGTGTGTCAGAATATACTCGAATATGTAAGCAAATATGCGtatatttatttaccaaatatttattgagattttatgctaagcactgttctaggcataaAGATATTCAGTAGAATGTTTGCATGAAATGGCAGTGGCTAATTTGTGTATGGGCAGTTTTATATATGATGTTGGAGTCAGGTCTGAGTGTTCTTCAGTATATTATCTGTGGGTGACCATGTGTGTGACAGTGTGTCTCATGTGTGTACTTGAGAATGCATATATGTGTGATGTACGTGGTGAGAGAGTGATATGTTTGTGAGTGAGCATGCGTGTGTCTGAATGTATATGAATATGTAAATAAGCACGTCCATGTGATGTGTGCGTATGAGTCTAACGTGTGAAGACTTCTGCTCTGTTGGCGGTATTAGTGAGTAAGGTCCATGTGTACATCATGTAAACACAAATTGCTGTGCACATGCATGAGGGTGATATGTGTATGGGCACCCTGCTGTCTTGCCAATGTCTgactctgcctcctccctccacacagaCATCAACATGGCTGGAGAGCCCAAGCCCAACAGGCCCAAGGGGTTGAAGAGAGCGGCATCTGCCATATACAGGTGGGGCACTCTGTCTTGTCTGTCTGGGTGGGATTggtctctcattttacagagggagTGAATACTAGTCGTGACGGTGTGCCCAGCATAAAATCTGGGGAGGCATTTGGAGATGAGGGCCTATGGAGAGTGGGCTGAGTGGCCATCCCTAAGCCCTGGCCCTCTCCCCTTTGTTTCCCCAGTGGCTACAGCTTTGACTATGATTACTACCGGGACGACTTCTACGACAggtgagcaggggaggggcgtGCCCAGGCATGAAAACAGCCAAGCTGGAAGGGTCCTGAGAAATTGCTGGTGCAGCCCACTCAGTCCTCCAAGTGGGAACTGAAGCCCAGAGGTGTGGAGAGGCATCTACCCAAGGCTGCTTCACAAGTtggtggcagagctaggactagGGTCCAGTTCTGCAGGTGCCCAGGCCAgcactcctcccaccccacactgTCTCCCACCCCACACTGTCTCCCACTCTCTGACCGCCCTTCCTCCTCGTAATCCTGGGGTATAGGATTTGATGGAACTGGACAGCTAAGGGATATACAAATGTAGCAAGTTTGGAATACTAAACAGGATGCAGGGTTGGGTGCAGGTAGTTTGAGCCATCAAGCTTCTGCTGTTCAGTCTCCGTACCTCTCTGAGGTGCCCAGCGAGCTGGAAGGAACCTCAGAGCTCAGGCTGAGCCTCTTGGCCTTATATTTGTAGCCAAGAGGCCAGCAGCCCTTTGGAGGTCTGAATTAGTTCCTGGTAGCCTATGtggcccaccctccacccccaagcTTACCCACACCTACCCTTGAAGCTGTGGGCTGCACTCCATGATACCAGTTACATTCTTGAGTGGAAATCATGGTGGGTTCTGGCCCaaacttctcttcctcccccactcCTGCTTGGCTTGCCCCAGGCTGTCCAGGAAGAATAgaacatctctgagcctcggttttctcacctgtgaatGGTTTCAGGCGATAGTGCAGTGTAGTATAAAGTGCCTTAGCCTGGGAGACAGAAGACCTGGGTGCTAATCTGAGCTCTGCCACTGAATGgattgtgtgactttgggcaaattccCTCCCTGTGTATGAAATGGGCATGCACCAAGTGATCCCTCAGGGTTCCTCCAGCTCGGGGATTCTGTGGTTCAGTGATTCTGACCAAGGCCAGAGCCGCCCCCTCCCCTTGGGGGCAGAAATGCAGGGTCTGGAAGTGGGTCCATTACCAGAGACTCTCTGTCTCCAGCCATCACCACCCCAGGGCAGGGGCTCCCTGAACAAAGGAGTGCCAAGGCTTGGGGCATTGAATTGCTCAGTGATGGTAGGTTTCCTGGCTGTCATCAGGAAAGTGATCCCACAGTGTACCCCCAGGCTGCTGTTCCCTGCAGAAAGGTAGTAGCAGTAGATGTGGTGAGCCCTACTGAGCCCACGGAGCTGCTGCCTGATCAGCAGGAAAAGAAGCCCCCTCTGGAGGGGGCTGGGTGATAGTGTTGAGGGGGCAGCATACAGTCTGGGAGCCCAGGGGTCTGCTCGAGTTGCCTAACCTTGATAGTTGGGGGGCCTCTTGCCTTTCATCTCTAAAGAAAGTAAGAAGGATGGAGTGATTAAGGGGGCCCAGAATGAGGAAAGGGTCTTGGATTCCAGCCTCGTGCCTCTGATGTCTTAGGCCCCTGAGCTGAGTGTCTCAGTACCCTGACCTTTCACCTATCACACCTAACCAAGTTTTTTTAACCAAGTTCTCTCATGGTCTACCCTCATAGTGACCTTGAGGTGGAGCACAGAATTTGGGGTAGCCATCCTCATTaggcagatgggaaaactgaggctcaggcaggcTTAGGGATTTACCCCTACACCCAAAGCTCTCTTTTCTCAGTTGGGGGTTTGTGTGGCTTTAGAGAGATTGCAAGCTCTTTCCAGAGATTGGGGTGGCAGTTGGACTGAGCAGAAGCCAGGTCCAGTAATAGAGCAGGCCTAGGTGTCTGGGTGATCTAGGGAAGGCTCCTTTCTGGGGCTGGTCTCAGTTTACTCCTCTGTTGAATGGGACTGTAACCATTATCACAAGCCAAATCCTCTCTCCTTACTTGGCCTGGCTGGTAGGAAAGATGGATGTAGTGAGGATCCTAGCAGCTATTAGGGTCAGGAAAGGCCTTCCTATTTACCCCCTAGGGCTTGTTGGGAGCCGGCAGAGATGCGTAGTGCAGGCTGCCCAGCCGTTAATCAACTAGACATGTATTGGTCTAGAGTCACAGTGCCACCTGGTGGCCACAGGCCATGCTGCAGCCTCTGGCCCATTTGCCCTCACAGGCTCTTCGACTATCGGGGCCGCCTTTCACCTGTGCCAGTGCCCCGGGCAGTCCCCGTGAAGCGACCCCGGGTCACAGTCCCCTTGGTCCGACGTGTCAAAACCACCATTCCTGTCAAGCTTTTTGCCCGCTCCACAGCCATCACCACCAGCTCAGCCAAGATCAAGTGTGAGTGACTGTATCTTCTTcctagataatttttatttttgtaattagcAAAATAATAGAATCACATTTTTTTACATTGGAAAATAGATAAAGGAACAAATCTCCCACAGTTCTGCAGCTCTAACACAACCGAGTGAGTATTTTCATGCATTTCTAAGAGGAAAAGGCTGACGTTAGAGGAGGAGGGGCTTTGGTTGGGCACAGAGTCCAGTACTATGATGTGGAGCCCAGTGAGGAGATGGTGTCATCTTTCTTCTAGTAAGGACAAGGACAGGTCTACACAGGCCTGCTACTCCATGTTCACTGGAGTGCACGTGCTGCAATCAGGCACCTGGTTTATAATCAGGAAATCTGATTATAAAACAGCCACATTTACACACCTTGAAAGACACCACCCTATAACACAAGCAAAGACACATATGCTTGCTCAGGTGCACACCACACACCTGTATTCTTATTCATCCCCAGTCCCTTTCAGAGTTGAGAAGTCGGGGAAAAGATACAGGTTCAGAAGAGTGGGCTGGTCACTGTAGGAATGGCTTCCAGAAAGTCTCAGGGGGAAGCCACAGGCAGCTCTAGCCTTTTCCCTGTCCAGAAAAAGAACTGTGGACAAGGACAGTTCTGACCACTGGCCTGCCTTCCTAGTTGACAGCATGGGGCTAGGGTCTTGTGTTAGTGTCAAGCTCCCAGTCTCCATGTGACAACCCTGTACTCCCTTCACTCCCAGTAAAGAGCAGTGAGCTGCAGGCCATCAAGACAGAACTGGCACAGATCAAGTCCAACATTGATGCCCTGCTGGGCCGCTTGGAGCAGATTGCTGAAGAGCAGAAGGCCAACCCAGGTCAGCTTCCCAGGGGCACAGGGTTGAGTGTGGGGAGGACAGTGCCCTGGGCAGAGAGGGAGCTGTGACCTCCAATCCCACCTGCACCGCGCTGAGGCCTAGTTTCTGCTAAGGTACTGGCCTCGACACCTACCCCAGGCTGAGTTTTATTCCCCTGTTTCCCACCCTTTCACCCTCAAGATGGCAAGAAGAAGGGTGAAAGTGGtagtggcagtggcagtggcagcggcagcggcagcggcagcggcagtGGCAGCGGCAGTAGTGGTGGCAACAGTCGGCCACCAGCCCCCCAAGAGGACACAGCTTCTGTCGCAGTCACACCCCAGGGAGAAGCACAGGCTCGAGACGACGGTGATGAGGAGGGGCTGCTGACACACAGCGAGGAAGAGCTGGTGAGGGCATGGCTGGGAGGGG
Coding sequences:
- the RALY gene encoding RNA-binding protein Raly isoform X2, with amino-acid sequence MSLKIQTSNVTNKNDPKSINSRVFIGNLNTAVVKKSDVETIFSKYGRVAGCSVHKGYAFVQYANERHARAAVLGENGRVLAGQTLDINMAGEPKPNRPKGLKRAASAIYSGYSFDYDYYRDDFYDRLFDYRGRLSPVPVPRAVPVKRPRVTVPLVRRVKTTIPVKLFARSTAITTSSAKIKLKSSELQAIKTELAQIKSNIDALLGRLEQIAEEQKANPDGKKKGESGSGSGSGSGSGSGSGSGSGSSGGNSRPPAPQEDTASVAVTPQGEAQARDDGDEEGLLTHSEEELEHSQDTDAEDGALQ
- the RALY gene encoding RNA-binding protein Raly isoform X3, whose product is MSLKIQTSNVTNKNDPKSINSRVFIGNLNTAVVKKSDVETIFSKYGRVAGCSVHKGYAFVQYANERHARAAVLGENGRVLAGQTLDINMAGEPKPNRPKGLKRAASAIYRPCCSLWPICPHRLFDYRGRLSPVPVPRAVPVKRPRVTVPLVRRVKTTIPVKLFARSTAITTSSAKIKLKSSELQAIKTELAQIKSNIDALLGRLEQIAEEQKANPDGKKKGESGSGSGSGSGSGSGSGSGSGSSGGNSRPPAPQEDTASVAVTPQGEAQARDDGDEEGLLTHSEEELEHSQDTDAEDGALQ
- the RALY gene encoding RNA-binding protein Raly isoform X1, translated to MSLKIQTSNVTNKNDPKSINSRVFIGNLNTAVVKKSDVETIFSKYGRVAGCSVHKGYAFVQYANERHARAAVLGENGRVLAGQTLDINMAGEPKPNRPKGLKRAASAIYSGYSFDYDYYRDDFYDRPCCSLWPICPHRLFDYRGRLSPVPVPRAVPVKRPRVTVPLVRRVKTTIPVKLFARSTAITTSSAKIKLKSSELQAIKTELAQIKSNIDALLGRLEQIAEEQKANPDGKKKGESGSGSGSGSGSGSGSGSGSGSSGGNSRPPAPQEDTASVAVTPQGEAQARDDGDEEGLLTHSEEELEHSQDTDAEDGALQ
- the RALY gene encoding RNA-binding protein Raly isoform X4 encodes the protein MSLKIQTSNVTNKNDPKSINSRVFIGNLNTAVVKKSDVETIFSKYGRVAGCSVHKGYAFVQYANERHARAAVLGENGRVLAGQTLDINMAGEPKPNRPKGLKRAASAIYRLFDYRGRLSPVPVPRAVPVKRPRVTVPLVRRVKTTIPVKLFARSTAITTSSAKIKLKSSELQAIKTELAQIKSNIDALLGRLEQIAEEQKANPDGKKKGESGSGSGSGSGSGSGSGSGSGSSGGNSRPPAPQEDTASVAVTPQGEAQARDDGDEEGLLTHSEEELEHSQDTDAEDGALQ